A single region of the Pseudomonas solani genome encodes:
- a CDS encoding pyridoxal phosphate-dependent aminotransferase, with protein sequence MIASKLPNVGTTIFTRMSQLAAETGAINLSQGFPDFSAPAALCDAVARHIGAGHNQYAPMTGLPALRQQVAAKVATFYGRKVDVDTEVTVTPGATEAIFCAIQAVVRAGDEVIVLDPCYDSYEPSVELAGGRCVHVPLALPGFAIDWQRMTDALSDRTRMIILNSPHNPSGALISRAELDQLAALIRGRDIYLVSDEVYEHLVFDGQAHVSVLSHDELYARAFVVSSFGKTYHVTGWKTGYVVAPPALSAELRKVHQYVNFCGVTPLQWALADFMAAHPEHLTELPGFYQAKRDLFCDLLAGSRFGFTRAAGTYFQLVDYSAIRPELDDVAMAEWLTREHGVAAIPVSVFYQSAPRDLRLVRFCFAKREETLRQAAEKLCAI encoded by the coding sequence ATGATCGCCAGCAAGTTGCCCAACGTCGGCACCACCATCTTCACCCGCATGTCCCAGCTCGCCGCCGAAACCGGCGCCATCAACCTGTCCCAGGGCTTCCCGGATTTCTCCGCCCCTGCCGCGTTGTGCGATGCGGTGGCCCGTCATATCGGCGCTGGCCACAACCAATACGCGCCCATGACCGGCCTGCCGGCGCTGCGCCAGCAGGTGGCCGCCAAGGTCGCGACCTTCTACGGTCGCAAGGTGGATGTCGACACCGAGGTCACGGTCACCCCTGGCGCCACCGAAGCGATCTTCTGTGCCATCCAGGCGGTGGTGCGCGCCGGTGACGAGGTCATCGTCCTCGACCCCTGCTACGACAGCTACGAGCCGTCCGTGGAGCTGGCCGGTGGACGTTGCGTGCATGTGCCCCTGGCCCTGCCGGGCTTCGCCATCGACTGGCAGCGCATGACCGACGCCCTCAGCGACCGCACCCGGATGATCATCCTCAACAGCCCGCACAACCCCAGCGGTGCACTGATCTCCCGCGCCGAGCTGGACCAGTTGGCGGCGCTGATCCGTGGCCGTGACATCTACCTGGTGTCCGACGAGGTCTACGAGCACCTGGTGTTCGACGGCCAGGCCCATGTCAGCGTGCTGTCCCACGACGAGCTCTACGCCCGCGCCTTCGTGGTCAGCTCCTTCGGCAAGACCTACCACGTCACCGGCTGGAAGACCGGCTACGTGGTCGCGCCACCGGCGCTCTCCGCCGAGCTGCGCAAGGTGCACCAGTACGTCAACTTCTGCGGCGTCACCCCGCTGCAGTGGGCGCTGGCCGATTTCATGGCCGCGCACCCGGAGCACCTCACCGAGCTGCCCGGCTTCTACCAGGCCAAGCGCGACCTGTTCTGCGACCTGCTGGCCGGCTCCCGCTTCGGCTTCACCCGCGCCGCCGGCACCTACTTCCAACTGGTGGACTACAGCGCCATCCGCCCCGAGCTGGACGATGTGGCCATGGCCGAATGGCTGACCCGTGAACATGGCGTTGCCGCCATTCCCGTGTCGGTGTTCTACCAGAGCGCCCCGCGCGACCTGCGTCTGGTGCGCTTCTGCTTCGCCAAACGTGAGGAGACGCTGCGCCAGGCAGCGGAAAAACTATGC